In Planctomycetota bacterium, the DNA window TACTTCGTCTGCGGCGACAATTCGGCGTCCAGCCAGGACAGCCGGCTGATGACCGAGTCGAGCGGCTGGGTGACCCCGCTGGAGGCTCCCGACGGCATCGTGCCCGAGGAGTTGATGATGGGCAAGACCTTCTTCGTCTACTTCCCCGCCCTGGAGCACCGCGGGCGGATCCCCGTGCCGGGCTTCGGCCGGATGCGATTCGTCTGGTAGCGCTGCCACCGCGTGAAGACTTCGTGAATGCGTTCTCGCTAGGGCGGAATCCGCGGATCGGACCGTTTACGCTCCCGTTCCCCGCGTGCCCCCGGGCATTCGAAGAAAGAGAGCGAGAAGCGGTCCCCGGCGGGCGGAGGAGCCTGCCGGGGACTCTCTCGTTGCAGCCGGCGCTATCCGCGGTGCCGGATGGCGCGCCTTAGGAGGCGTGGTGCGGCACGAATCGCGCGTGGAGCGCGGCGAGCATGTCCGCGAAGACGCAGTCGGCGTCTCGGGTGGCGTCGATGCGGGCGTACCGCTCCGGGTCGCGCTCGATCTGGTCGAGGTAGCCCCGCCGCACTCGGGCGTGGAAGGCGGCGCCCTTGGCCTCCATGCGGTCCAGCAGCGGGCTGAGCCGGCGGGCCGCGGTCTGCTCGTCGACGTCGAAGACGAGCACGAGATCGGGCTCGGCGTGGTGGGTCACCACGGCCGCGACGGCGCGGATGTCGGCCTCGGGCAGCCCGCCGGCGGCGCCCTGGTAGGCCAGCGTCGATGCGACGAAGCGATCGGCTAGCACGACGTCGCCGCGGTCGAGGGCCGGGCGGATCCGCTCGGCGACGAGCTGCGCGCGGCTGGCCATGTAGAGCAGCATCTCGCAGCGCACGTCCATGCCCGCCTGCTTGTGGTCGAGCAGCGTCTCGCGGATGGCCTCGCCGGCCGCGGTGCCGCCGGGCTCGCGGACGTCGATGACCGGCACGCCGCAGGCCTTGAGCAAGGCGTCGAGGCGGCGCAGCTGTGTGCTCTTGCCCGAACCGTCGGGCCCCTCGAACACGAGGAACAAGCCGCGGAGGCGGTCGATCCACTGCGGAGCGGTTTCGGCGAGATCGGTCGGGGGCGCGGTCACGGCGGAGTCTAGAGCATCTTGGAGCGCTCCGTAGCGGCCCTGCGGTCGCACACTCGCTCCGGTAGGGCCGCTCCGGAGTGGATCCGGCGGGCCTGGACGAACACGCACGCGACACCTGGATCGAGCCCGCTCTTGCGTGCGCCTCAGCCGTCGCCGTAGTCGCGCCCGAGCCGGCGCTCGAGGGCCTGGAAGCCCGAACGGTGGCGTCCGCCGCCGAGCTGGGGATCGATCGAGCGCAGCCGCAACAGATGCCCGCCGATGGTGCGACGGATCCGCTCGGCCGCGGCGGGGTCGTCGGCTTCACGCGCGAGCCGCTGGGCGTCGAGCAGTTGCAGCAGCCGCAGCCAGGTCGACCAGAACCGCGGATGGGGCGGCTCGCCCGGTGCGGGCTCGGGCATGGCGGCCGCGGCCCGGCGGTACGCGGCGAAGGCCTCGCCGCCGCGGCCCAGCTGGTCGTACGCCATGCCCGCCAGCACGCCGGCCTCGATGGACGGCGGCAACGAGGCGAGCGCCGCCAGCGCTGCGTCGGCATCCCGCGGCCGCCCGCGCTCCAGGTAGACCCGGGCCAGCACGAGCTGCGTCGCGGGCGCATCGACCCCGCCGCCCGGATGGCGATCGGCGAAGCCCGCGGCGGCGAGCACCGCGACCAGCCTTGCCTCGGGCGGCAGGGCATCGATCCGGGCGATGCGGCGGGCGTGCAGTGCGCCGGCAAGGGCCACCGCCCGCGCGCGGACGTCGCCGTCGCGGGCCGTCGCCTCGGCGCTCTCGGCCAGCGCGATCGCGCGCGCGACCGCGTCGGGCGCGCGATCGCCGCGGAGCAGTGCAGCGGCCAGCTGCAGCCGCCAGCGGGGCGCCGCCGGATGTGTGCCGTTGGCGTCGATCGCGGCCCGCAGCAGCCGACGCCCGCGATCTAGGCCGAAGCGATCCGCATCCGCCAGCAGGAGCTGCGCGAGCGCCGCCAGCAACTCCGGTGAGGGGACGGCTGCCGACGCGTCGCCCGGCGCATCGAGCAGGTCGATCGCCAGTGCCGCGGCCCGCTCGCGCGGCCCCGCCGCCGCGGCATCGTCGTCCGCTCGGGCGGCGTTGGCCAGCAGCACGCGGGCGAGCAGGTCGTGGACCGCGGCCGCACCCGGGGCCGGCCCGTCGGCATCGTCGAGGCGGGCGGCGTGCGCATCGAGCAGCGCCTCGGCGCGGTCGTCGAGCTCCGGGCGATCCCGGGCCACCATCGCTCGGGCGAGCCGCAGCACGACGTCCGACTCGAGCCCCGCCCAGGACGCCTCGGAGGCGGGCAGCGCAATGAGCCGCTCGTCGACCATCGCGGTCCGGGTCGCATCCGGCAGCGCGATGTCGCGGCGCCGCTCGATGTCGACCAGGCGATCGACCGCGTCGGCGTGCGCGCCCGACTCGGCCAGCAACCGAGCCGAGGCCTCGATGGCGAGCCCCACCAGCATGGGTCGTCGCAGGCCCGACCGCCGCGCAAAGGGCGGATCGTCGAGCATGCCGTCGATCCGCTCGACGCCCGCCGGCGTGTCGTCGAGGCGAGCCCGGGCGAGCAAGGCCTCGACGAGGGCGATGGGATCGACTTGATCGTCGACGGGCAGGCCGTCCGCATCGTCCTCGAACTCGGCCCGCAGCGCATCGGCGAGCGCACCGGCCCGCTCGGTGTACTCCGATGTGCCGCTGGCGGCGAGCGCGGAGACCAGCCAGGCATCCCGCAGCGACCGCCGCGGTGTGCCCGCCGGGCCGACGGATTCCAGCAGCTGGATCGCCTCCTCGATCCGCGAGGGAAGCGCCCCGCCGGCGTGCAGCAGCAGCAGGGCGCGGGCCCGCAGCAGCGGCCGGCGGTACAGCATCTCGCCCTCCTGCAGCCGGCGATTCACCGCGCGGTCCTCGTCGGTGATGGTGCCGCCCGCATCGAGGATCGCTTGCTGGCTCGCGAAGCGACGCGCAATGTGCTCGCCTGCACGATCGGTCCATTGCACGGCGCGATCGGCGAGCATCAGCGCGCGGTCGCGCTCCCACGACGGCAGCAGACCGACGACCAGCCGGGCATCGGCGGCGGTGATCGAGAGCTGCGCGAGCAGGTCGCCGGCCTGGTCGAGCATCCACACGCCGGCGAGCGCGTCGTCCTCGAACTCTTCGATCAGCGTGGAGCGGCGGGCGACGACGCGCTCGAGCGCCTCCACCGATGGGGGCGCCGCCGACGCCTCGACCACGGCGGCGAGCAGGTC includes these proteins:
- the tmk gene encoding dTMP kinase, encoding MTAPPTDLAETAPQWIDRLRGLFLVFEGPDGSGKSTQLRRLDALLKACGVPVIDVREPGGTAAGEAIRETLLDHKQAGMDVRCEMLLYMASRAQLVAERIRPALDRGDVVLADRFVASTLAYQGAAGGLPEADIRAVAAVVTHHAEPDLVLVFDVDEQTAARRLSPLLDRMEAKGAAFHARVRRGYLDQIERDPERYARIDATRDADCVFADMLAALHARFVPHHAS